The Procambarus clarkii isolate CNS0578487 chromosome 76, FALCON_Pclarkii_2.0, whole genome shotgun sequence genome includes a window with the following:
- the LOC123771496 gene encoding germinal-center associated nuclear protein has product MANNSNEESLPTNPTQLPSPPSLVFAPPTKNDVKDGLGDQSKDLQTGGLTFSRAGSSLGNLPSSSSFSTSLFHTQDAWRDTSSSFGGFGGAKTEASEAVGNFAGTFVTKSETTFVAPVALRSTSGETSSSFSTSNPFSKVNSNDMTKGTKPFGGMTTSSSTVPKLFGGAQWNIEGGLAVQKTEETKQIKNKVLEQSNPSSETGSTVASVPLSTSTPVLFGGVVSSSSAANSTDKWSSPNLSSGVFGAAAVETSKIPSLFGGNTAVPKSSVSGNKTLFPQEASSDRRKDSKIFSSSSSCPLPFIASKTSVKGNVFGGVSPVENPSGNTSKSSSKKLFDKTEAHKTSSLMTGHKKQQEKLETKSSGTVKPKEIPEFVSKSEGQTGSFPPKYHKNELTKLIIALIPDSCMDKEILKAHFEKFGEVRRIMLNPKVNQATVQYNNHHEASKAKKKGKKIHPLLPELKIFYGTPVRRKSEEGNSDAMISKKRAIRTLQQGQQLNDLDPYIPLERPIDKDSTSKAVPPKVANLSIPKKSTLSKKRPTRTISPAREIKDPTISTDGKDLKVILESQAANNYDKFIILKARDKLLRNERTRTSDLKKATYLAATCPDMCPELERYMRDIQNDLSSFELSNGVLDHRRVIKKFSRSSADKDVPLPHELRPGPVLLKTMDFLVCNIINQGDSKDTEVDVWYSYLWNRTRAVRNDLMQQQLTDSVAVLIIERCTRFHIHAAARLCQEPADLFDAKMNTEHLTKSLQTLKELYHDLGERGEYFDTEAEFRAYEMLLNLNDGETIVTQYSKFREEVQKSCHVQFALKTVLAVAFNNYVKFFKLIRSGTYLQGCLLHRYFRQVRSKALDTFMKAYVPSKTPQMPLESVIKTLGFENETDAVAYLRCHGISVDEQNVIFDKYSFIQNPEVIPPLVRPMKLIEVKQTYSLGEVIQGGPIPDNPLHTHTPHNSFDDQGYLKPAAKDASDQSINYRKPLPELVSLVAVEQPVKLRNYELMAHVKEVYNMIESCVLGEMVKQISKECVDTLLYELLVDEAAHTVCIDFIRECTEEEIKSMSCEGLEEVNQEVQETLRKQRKEEEEKRKATEKLHNTVASSILRSYIEEFIGEFIRQICQEYLKDVELRATLTSLIEELPLQLVNEVVKELLINMSADVIKEMTAEQELKVQALQRKICLRKMGEYFWKWRMQVTKARRQKESREMFPADCSHLSISQQNETFGWGYQRNSSENKSVLQLNKLESSISRKVEKAIVKNRLMKECAWHPLFMQYLIMQELDKFLPEHNLLTQYFKVLICTADSTSSTGLQWLRSKLAKEVDDDFQVPLNNYFSVVSKKSGLEYAWAIQEISVNSISTENVKGTSAVLYITSCEDAQDSQYCIFQNLLAQMPRVPFCTIFYDCKGCDSTSWTLAEEDLLKPESSLKLQSLLLTFWKQQGNRMKLVSSRMNNLVFGFIADKFVEPALRKQNERNADGKSPIPPAVLIDLYNNVIDFLIRVVLDEDLKSLEWPPPELSFLNQIPPATWNNTDAKTVADALSHLKLPVLQMEGLMKWSNIIEVLHTYITKISGPHGDGVRLVSHINSLLNNTLRILGSVNDFENEILPNWELHVLQLPWTELIHACVSYKLSGLSDMPVYYQPKKLESFSCPRSWWEACDTSDQFWADTMKENYPPSSRKRKAEKQDKFASEQVKHKKMPSKLLSDIAGEKEKYMEFERKLKSLLEINEF; this is encoded by the coding sequence ATGGCTAACAATAGCAATGAAGAATCTCTTCCCACCAATCCCACCCAACTTCCTTCACCACCAAGTTTGGTGTTTGCACCACCTACCAAGAATGATGTTAAGGATGGACTGGGTGACCAATCCAAAGATTTGCAAACTGGGGGATTAACTTTTTCAAGAGCAGGTTCATCTCTCGGCAACTTGCCAAGTTCTAGTAGTTTTTCTACATCATTATTCCATACACAAGATGCTTGGAGAGACACTTCAAGTTCTTTTGGTGGGTTTGGAGGAGCCAAAACCGAGGCATCTGAAGCTGTTGGTAATTTTGCAGGTACCTTTGTAACTAAGTCCGAAACAACATTTGTGGCACCTGTTGCACTAAGGTCAACATCTGGAGAAACTTCCAGCTCATTTTCAACTTCTAACCCATTCAGCAAAGTTAACAGTAACGATATGACTAAAGGTACGAAACCTTTTGGTGGTATGACAACAAGTTCCTCAACAGTTCCCAAGCTCTTTGGAGGTGCACAATGGAATATTGAAGGAGGATTAGCAGTACAAAAGACTGAAGAAACAAAACAGATTAAGAATAAAGTATTAGAACAATCCAATCCCAGCTCGGAGACTGGTTCCACTGTGGCATCGGTGCCATTATCCACTTCCACACCCGTTCTTTTTGGAGGAGTGGTTAGCAGTTCATCAGCAGCCAATAGCACAGACAAATGGTCCTCTCCTAATTTGTCATCTGGAGTGTTTGGGGCTGCAGCTGTGGAGACCTCAAAAATACCCAGTTTGTTTGGTGGCAATACCGCTGTGCCTAAAAGCTCAGTAAGTGGGAACAAGACATTATTTCCACAAGAAGCCTCTAGTGACAGAAGAAAAGACTCTAAAATCTTTTCATCAAGTTCCTCTTGCCCTTTGCCATTTATTGCCAGCAAGACATCAGTTAAAGGTAATGTGTTTGGGGGCGTATCGCCAGTGGAAAATCCCTCAGGCAACACATCTAAGTCAAGCAGTAAAAAACTGTTTGACAAAACTGAAGCGCACAAAACGAGTAGCTTAATGACAGGTCATAAAAAACAGCAAGAAAAACTGGAGACCAAAAGTTCTGGAACTGTGAAGCCAAAGGAAATACCTGAATTTGTTAGTAAAAGTGAAGGACAAACTGGTAGTTTCCCCCCAAAGTACCACAAAAATGAACTAACGAAACTCATTATTGCCTTGATTCCGGATAGTTGCATGGACAAAGAGATCTTAAAAGCACACTTTGAGAAATTTGGGGAAGTCAGAAGAATCATGCTTAATCCCAAAGTGAACCAGGCAACAGTTCAGTATAACAATCATCATGAAGCATCAAAAGCTAAAAAGAAAGGGAAAAAGATTCACCCATTACTTCCAGAGTTGAAAATTTTCTATGGTACCCCAGTCCGTCGTAAGAGTGAAGAGGGAAACTCGGATGCAATGATATCTAAGAAGAGGGCAATTAGAACTCTACAGCAAGGTCAGCAATTAAATGATCTTGATCCCTATATTCCTCTTGAGCGCCCCATAGATAAAGACTCTACTAGCAAGGCTGTGCCACCAAAAGTTGCAAATTTGAGTATTCCTAAGAAGAGCACCCTAAGTAAGAAGAGACCAACTCGAACCATATCCCCAGCCAGAGAAATTAAAGATCCAACAATATCTACTGATGGTAAAGACTTGAAAGTCATACTTGAATCTCAAGCAGCTAATAATTATGACAAATTCATAATCCTCAAGGCCCGTGACAAACTATTGAGGAATGAAAGGACCCGAACATCCGATTTAAAGAAAGCTACTTATTTGGCAGCCACCTGTCCAGACATGTGTCCAGAACTTGAGAGATATATGCGGGATATTCAGAACGACCTTAGCAGCTTTGAGCTGTCAAATGGAGTTCTTGACCATAGGCGTGTCATCAAGAAGTTTTCCAGAAGCAGCGCTGACAAAGATGTACCCTTGCCGCACGAACTAAGACCTGGTCCAGTGCTGTTAAAAACAATGGACTTCTTAGTATGTAACATTATAAACCAAGGTGACAGTAAAGATACAGAGGTGGATGTTTGGTACAGCTATCTGTGGAATAGGACACGAGCAGTCCGTAATGATTTGATGCAACAACAGCTGACCGATTCTGTTGCTGTTCTAATTATTGAGAGATGCACTCGCTTTCACATTCACGCAGCTGCACGCTTATGTCAGGAACCTGCAGATCTCTTTGATGCCAAGATGAATACAGAGCACCTCACCAAAAGCTTACAAACTTTAAAGGAACTTTACCATGATCTTGGGGAAAggggagaatattttgatacagaagCTGAATTTAGAGCTTATGAAATGCTTTTAAATCTTAATGATGGAGAGACCATTGTGACACAGTACTCAAAGTTTCGAGAGGAAGTACAAAAATCGTGCCATGTTCAGTTTGCTCTGAAGACCGTTCTGGCGGTCGCATTCAATAATTATGTAAAGTTTTTTAAACTCATACGAAGCGGCACTTATTTACAAGGGTGCCTTTTGCACAGGTACTTTAGACAGGTGCGCTCTAAAGCACTTGATACTTTTATGAAAGCATATGTGCCTTCAAAGACACCACAGATGCCTTTGGAATCTGTGATAAAGACCCTGGGTTTTGAGAATGAAACTGATGCCGTGGCTTACTTGAGATGCCACGGGATCAGTGTGGACGAGCAGAATGTAATCTTTGATAAGTATTCATTTATTCAAAATCCAGAAGTCATACCACCATTAGTTAGGCCTATGAAATTAATTGAGGTAAAGCAAACTTATTCACTGGGCGAAGTGATTCAGGGAGGACCCATTCCTGACAatcctttacacacacacaccccacataaTAGCTTTGATGATCAAGGTTACTTGAAACCTGCTGCTAAGGATGCATCGGACCAAAGTATTAACTATCGGAAACCTCTACCAGAATTGGTGTCTCTAGTTGCTGTTGAACAGCCTGTGAAACTAAGGAATTATGAATTAATGGCCCATGTGAAGGAAGTGTATAATATGATTGAATCGTGTGTTTTAGGAGAAATGGTAAAACAAATCAGTAAGGAGTGTGTTGACACACTCCTGTATGAGTTGTTAGTAGATGAAGCTGCACACACTGTCTGTATTGATTTTATCAGAGAATGCACTGAGGAAGAAATTAAGAGCATGAGCTGTGAAGGACTTGAAGAAGTTAACCAAGAGGTGCAGGAGACCTTGAGGAAAcaaagaaaggaggaggaggaaaagcgcAAAGCCACGGAGAAATTGCATAATACTGTAGCCAGCTCAATTCTTAGGAGTTATATTGAGGAATTTATTGGTGAATTTATCAGACAGATATGCCAAGAATACTTAAAAGATGTTGAACTGCGTGCCACCTTGACCTCTTTAATAGAAGAGCTTCCTCTTCAGCTTGTGAATGAAGTTGTCAAAGAGCTGTTAATAAATATGAGTGCAGACGTTATTAAAGAAATGACTGCTGAGCAAGAGTTAAAAGTACAGGCCTTGCAACGAAAAATTTGCCTTAGAAAGATGGGTGAATATTTTTGGAAGTGGCGTATGCAAGTCACAAAGGCACGGAGGCAAAAGGAGTCTCGGGAGATGTTTCCTGCAGATTGTTCGCACCTGTCCATCTCCCAACAGAATGAAACCTTTGGATGGGGATACCAGAGAAACAGCAGTGAAAATAAATCTGTTCTTCAGTTGAATAAGCTGGAGTCTAGCATATCAAGAAAAGTAGAGAAGGCAATTGTGAAGAACAGGCTAATGAAAGAATGTGCATGGCACCCATTATTCATGCAGTATCTTATAATGCAAGAACTTGATAAGTTTCTTCCTGAACATAATTTGTTAACTCAGTACTTTAAAGTTTTAATTTGCACGGCTGATTCTACTAGCTCGACTGGCTTGCAATGGCTGCGATCTAAGCTTGCCAAAGAAGTAGACGATGACTTCCAAGTGCCTCTCAATAATTACTTTAGtgtagtttccaagaagagtggtTTAGAGTATGCCTGGGCAATACAGGAAATTTCAGTGAATTCAATTTCTACCGAAAACGTCAAGGGAACGTCTGCTGTTTTGTATATTACCTCCTGTGAGGATGCACAAGATTCACAGTACTGCATATTTCAGAATTTACTTGCACAGATGCCTAGAGTACCATTTTGTACTATATTCTATGACTGCAAGGGTTGTGATTCCACGAGCTGGACTTTGGCAGAAGAAGATTTATTAAAACCTGAATCTTCACTTAAACTTCAGTCCCTATTATTGACATTTTGGAAGCAACAAGGAAATCGAATGAAACTGGTTTCTTCTCGCATGAATAATTTAGTTTTTGGCTTTATTGCGGATAAATTTGTAGAACCTGCTCTTCGAAAACAGAATGAAAGAAATGCAGATGGAAAGTCCCCAATCCCTCCCGCTGTACTGATTGATCTCTATAACAATGTGATTGACTTTTTGATTAGAGTAGTACTAGATGAAGACCTAAAGAGCTTGGAGTGGCCTCCACCAGAATTGAGCTTCTTGAATCAGATTCCTCCAGCAACATGGAATAATACCGATGCAAAGACTGTGGCTGATGCACTGAGTCATCTAAAGCTGCCAGTGTTACAGATGGAAGGCCTTATGAAATGGAGCAACATTATTGAAGTACTTCATACTTATATTACTAAGATCTCTGGCCCCCACGGTGATGGTGTTAGGCTTGTTTCACACATTAATTCCCTCCTCAATAATACTTTGAGAATTTTAGGCTCTGTTAATGATTTTGAGAATGAGATTTTACCCAATTGGGAGCTTCATGTGTTGCAACTTCCCTGGACTGAGTTGATACATGCATGTGTGTCATACAAGCTGTCAGGGTTATCTGATATGCCAGTATATTACCAACCCAAGAAACTAGAATCTTTTTCTTGTCCACGCTCCTGGTGGGAAGCGTGTGACACGTCTGATCAATTTTGGGCAGATACTATGAAAGAAAATTATCCACCAAGTTCAAGAAAACGCAAAGCTGAGAAACAAGATAAATTTGCAAGTGAACAAGTAAAACATAAGAAAATGCCATCCAAGTTGCTTAGTGATATTGCCGGTGAAAAGGAAAAGTATATGGAGTTTGAGAGGAAACTTAAAAGTTTACTTGAAATTAATGAATTTTAA